One window of the Pieris brassicae chromosome 2, ilPieBrab1.1, whole genome shotgun sequence genome contains the following:
- the LOC123720566 gene encoding probable G-protein coupled receptor Mth-like 4: MFRILCVLAYFNLVVSDPLNTYCCLEEDGILSENEALCVNPVNEVKKAIRFNCKNTVRLFQKKFNFTVNDNESATIYMGDKPFLQGAGSFCAANETTNNTLKLLLLCTIEEKETNLVLSYCMIVSAIFLALTAILYCALPILRDLQGKSIICFCVSLALGLIILAIMNLVKYSDMNLCAARGFLTYYFMVSSFFWMNSISIQILFRIKRPSVPDYGWRTFSWYALYAFGTPALITIAMSIVNFHPGKHQKPGIGLNTCWFYDKRQQWYYMYSVLSILMAINIAIFCYLSVYLWRQTFLSTHVKELRYKFGMTLKMFIIMGLPWIFEMISTFFEAHIIWTVLDIFNLMQGPFMFIVLVVLRKRVLKALYKSGCLDCVSGLVERYLAIAEDDEEIVQHTIDVPLDDKKHNNI, translated from the exons atgtttcgaATACTGTGTGTTCTcgcgtattttaatttagttgtaAGTGACCCTCTAAACACCTACTGCTGTTTGGAAGAAGATGGTATTTTGAGCGAAAATGAAGCACTCTGTGTAAATCCAGTCAATGAGGTTAAAAAGGCTATACGgttcaattgtaaaaataccGTAAGATTATTTCAAAAGAAATTCAACTTTACAGTGAACGATAATGAATCGGCTACCATATATATGGGAGATAAACCTTTCTTACAAGGCGCGGGATC attTTGTGCCGCAAATGAAACTACGAATAACacgttaaaattgttattattgtgtaCAATAGAGGAAAAGGAGACGAACTTAGTATTGAGTTACTGCATGATAGTTTCGGCAATTTTTCTTGCCTTGACCGCTATACTTTACTGCGCTTTACCGATTCTAAG agaTCTACAAGGCAAAAGCATAATTTGTTTCTGCGTGAGCTTAGCGCTGGGACTAATTATTTTGGCCATAATGAATCTTGTTAAATATTCCGATATGAATTTATGCGCTGCTCGag GCTTCCTGACCTATTATTTTATGGTATCAAGTTTCTTCTGGATGAATTCCATCTCGATACAGATTCTATTTCGAATCAA GCGTCCATCAGTGCCCGACTATGGCTGGCGCACCTTTTCGTGGTATGCTCTTTACGCGTTTGGTACACCCGCGCTTATAACAATAGCTATGTCCATTGTCAACTTCCATCCTGGAAAACATCAAAAACCAGGCATCGGTCTCAACACTTGCTGGTTTTACG ATAAAAGGCAACAATGGTACTATATGTATAGTGTACTATCAATACTCATGGCAATAAATATAGCTATATTTTGCTACTTGTCAGTTTACTTGTGGAGACAAACGTTCCTATCAACACACGTCAAGGAGCTGCGTTATAA GTTCGGAATGACattaaagatgtttattattatgggTCTTCCCTGGATATTTGAAATGATTAGTACTTTCTTCGAAGCACATATAATTTG GACAGTCTTGGACATATTTAACCTCATGCAAGGACCCTTTATGTTCATCGTACTAGTCGTGCTACGAAAGCGTGTATTAAAGGCTCTATACAAAAGTGGTTGCCTGGATTGCGTTTCCGGTTTAGTTGAGCGATACCTGGCGATCGCAGAAGATGACGAAGAAATTGTACAACACACCATTGACGTGCCATTAGACgataaaaaacataacaatatttgA